From a single Sander vitreus isolate 19-12246 unplaced genomic scaffold, sanVit1 R1_20, whole genome shotgun sequence genomic region:
- the LOC144513181 gene encoding ADP-ribosylation factor-like protein 8A — protein sequence MIALINKLLDWFKALFWKEEMELTLVGLQYSGKTTFVNVIASGQFSEDMIPTVGFNMRKITKGNVTIKLWDIGGQPRFRSMWERYCRGVSAIVYMVDAADPEKIEASKNELHNLLDKPQLQGIPVLVLGNKRDLQGALDEKELIERMNLSAIQDREICCYSISCKEKDNIDITLQWLIQHSRTKRSS from the exons ATGATAGCGCTAATTAACAAACTGCTGGACTGGTTCAAGGCGCTCTTCTGGAAAGAAGAGATGGAGCTGACCCTGGTGGGGCTGCAGTACTCAGGGAAAACCACCTTCGTCAACGTGATAGCG tctgGTCAGTTCAGTGAGGACATGATTCCTACGGTTGGATTCAACATGAGGAAGATCACTAAGGGCAACGTCACCATCAAG TTGTGGGATATCGGTGGCCAGCCTCGGTTCAGGAGCATGTGGGAGCGTTACTGTCGAGGAGTCAGCGCTATTGT CTACATGGTGGACGCAGCGGACCCAGAGAAGATCGAAGCCTCCAAGAACGAACTCCACAACCTGCTGGACAAACCTCAGCTGCAGGGAATTCCT GTTTTGGTTCTGGGCAACAAGAGGGACCTACAAGGAGCTCTGGATGAGAAGGAGCTCATAGAGAGGAT gAACCTGTCGGCCATCCAGGACAGAGAGATCTGCTGTTACTCCATCTCCTGCAAGGAGAAAGACAACATcg aCATCACTCTTCAGTGGTTGATCCAGCACTCCCGGACTAAGAGGAGTTCCTGA